The following coding sequences are from one Roseburia hominis A2-183 window:
- a CDS encoding HD-GYP domain-containing protein has protein sequence MKNAETKAKRIRENFWDTVNAPYEDRELALWMKIVFGFIWAISILNGIFYGVRASYLIALGIMVALLFGNIAVCRRHYRRWIDVVTFTLLSIPIFYVYYHASIGYFSVLFPMLFSCGIVFILGIRNSFVINLFYLAAMILCFRFDLNASAEDIYGENVALRFPYLYVCFVFMAYLLMYSIQHYWVEKQRRQERLERRVREEKEKLWGMSMRVMNAMCRALGAKIPGEEEHCRQVAEYAKEIAKRLDLPEDMVSGAYQAGLLHEIGMIGIPDELIQRRNLTDEEYGVFQTYVKMGYDMISELQVADTIAETVYYHRENYDGSGYLAGKCGNEIPVLAQILAVADYADRHLRWGESTEMVRGKIKERENTRFEPKCAGIMEQILKERSED, from the coding sequence ATGAAGAACGCAGAGACAAAAGCAAAGAGAATAAGAGAGAACTTCTGGGATACGGTCAATGCTCCTTATGAGGACAGGGAATTGGCACTCTGGATGAAAATTGTTTTCGGATTTATCTGGGCAATCAGTATTTTGAACGGCATATTTTACGGTGTCAGGGCATCCTATCTGATTGCGTTGGGGATCATGGTGGCGCTGCTTTTTGGCAATATTGCGGTCTGTCGGAGGCATTACCGCAGATGGATCGATGTGGTGACATTCACGTTGCTCAGCATTCCGATTTTTTATGTGTATTACCACGCGAGCATTGGGTACTTCAGTGTATTGTTCCCGATGCTGTTTTCCTGCGGAATTGTATTTATCTTAGGAATCCGCAACAGTTTTGTCATCAATCTGTTCTATCTTGCGGCGATGATTTTGTGCTTCCGGTTCGACCTGAATGCTTCCGCGGAAGATATCTACGGGGAGAATGTGGCACTGCGTTTTCCTTATCTGTATGTGTGCTTTGTGTTCATGGCATATCTGTTAATGTACTCCATCCAGCATTACTGGGTGGAGAAGCAGAGACGGCAGGAACGGCTGGAGCGGCGCGTGCGCGAGGAAAAGGAAAAGCTGTGGGGAATGTCCATGCGTGTGATGAATGCGATGTGCCGCGCGCTGGGCGCGAAGATTCCCGGTGAGGAGGAACACTGCAGGCAGGTGGCGGAATACGCAAAAGAGATTGCAAAAAGACTGGATCTTCCGGAGGATATGGTGTCCGGGGCTTATCAGGCAGGTCTTCTGCACGAGATTGGAATGATCGGCATTCCAGACGAACTGATCCAGAGACGGAACCTGACGGATGAGGAGTACGGTGTGTTCCAGACTTATGTGAAGATGGGCTATGATATGATCAGCGAACTGCAGGTGGCGGATACAATCGCGGAGACCGTGTACTATCATCGGGAGAATTATGATGGCAGCGGTTATCTGGCGGGAAAGTGCGGCAATGAGATACCGGTGCTCGCGCAGATCCTCGCGGTGGCGGACTATGCGGACCGCCATCTACGCTGGGGCGAGAGTACGGAAATGGTGAGAGGCAAGATAAAGGAGCGGGAAAATACAAGGTTTGAACCAAAGTGCGCCGGGATAATGGAACAGATTTTAAAGGAGAGAAGTGAGGACTAG
- a CDS encoding PTS lactose/cellobiose transporter subunit IIA, which produces MDEIDETEQQREAAMEIIAKAGAAKSCAFAAIHRAKDFDFAGAAEQLDEAERYATEAHKVHTDLLVREAGGQQTDAGLLMTHAQDHFMMATLAQEMAEEIVDVYRALEEAKGGSR; this is translated from the coding sequence ATGGATGAAATCGATGAGACAGAACAGCAAAGAGAAGCAGCGATGGAGATCATTGCGAAGGCAGGTGCGGCGAAAAGCTGTGCATTCGCAGCGATTCATAGAGCTAAGGACTTTGATTTTGCGGGAGCCGCGGAGCAGTTGGACGAGGCGGAACGCTATGCCACGGAAGCACATAAGGTGCACACCGATCTTCTGGTACGGGAGGCGGGCGGACAGCAGACAGACGCAGGACTGCTGATGACACACGCGCAGGACCATTTCATGATGGCGACGCTGGCGCAGGAAATGGCGGAGGAGATCGTGGATGTCTACCGTGCGCTTGAGGAGGCAAAAGGAGGCAGCCGATGA
- the ptsP gene encoding phosphoenolpyruvate--protein phosphotransferase, whose product MICIEGKTAFSGIAIGPIREFAKKSSAVRRSHVDDTAAECIRFEEAKKVAMEELGALYDKAVKEVGEDNAAIFEVHQMMLDDEDYCDSIRNIITTQEVNAEFAVATTGDNFAAMFAGMDDEYMKARSADVKDISERLIAVLHHGSGAQSMEMEQAIILADDLAPSETIQLDRSKVLAFVTREGSTNSHTAILARTMNIPALVCTPVADGMDGKMAIVDGMAGKIIIEPEESVLAEYQKKKEDESKRKELLSALKGKPTATKSGKSIKLYANIGGIGDVGAALMNDAEGIGLFRSEFLYLQNDHYPTEEEQFSAYKSVAEMMGGRKVIIRTLDIGADKKIDYFNLDKEDNPALGYRAVRICLDRPEIFKTQLRALYRASAFGNIAIMVPMIISVWEVQKVKEIMAEIRAELDAQKIPYGKVEFGIMIETPAAVIIADELAKEVDFFSIGTNDLTQYTLAIDRQNAKLDMFYDSHHPAVLKMIQMVIDSAHKEGIWAGICGELGADTTLTEQFVAMGIDELSVSPAMVLPVRERVVGME is encoded by the coding sequence ATGATTTGTATCGAGGGAAAAACCGCTTTTAGCGGAATCGCAATCGGCCCGATCCGGGAGTTTGCCAAGAAGAGCAGCGCGGTGAGAAGATCACATGTTGATGATACCGCAGCTGAGTGTATACGCTTTGAGGAGGCAAAAAAAGTCGCGATGGAGGAGCTGGGAGCACTCTATGACAAAGCGGTAAAGGAAGTCGGAGAGGACAATGCAGCGATCTTCGAGGTACATCAGATGATGCTGGACGATGAGGATTACTGCGATTCCATCCGCAACATTATCACGACACAGGAGGTCAATGCAGAGTTTGCCGTTGCTACGACAGGGGACAATTTTGCAGCGATGTTCGCCGGCATGGATGACGAGTACATGAAGGCGCGTTCGGCGGATGTCAAGGATATTTCCGAGCGCCTGATCGCCGTGTTGCATCACGGCAGCGGCGCGCAGTCCATGGAGATGGAGCAGGCGATCATTCTGGCGGACGATCTGGCACCGAGTGAGACGATCCAGCTTGACCGTTCCAAGGTGCTGGCGTTTGTGACGAGAGAAGGATCGACGAATTCCCACACCGCAATCCTTGCCCGCACAATGAACATTCCTGCACTGGTATGTACGCCGGTAGCGGACGGCATGGACGGCAAAATGGCGATTGTGGACGGCATGGCAGGCAAAATCATCATTGAGCCGGAGGAGAGCGTCCTGGCGGAGTATCAGAAGAAGAAAGAAGACGAGAGCAAACGCAAAGAACTGTTATCGGCATTGAAGGGCAAGCCGACCGCAACAAAATCCGGCAAATCCATTAAGCTGTACGCGAATATCGGCGGCATCGGCGACGTTGGCGCGGCGTTAATGAACGATGCGGAGGGAATCGGTCTGTTCCGCAGTGAATTCTTATATCTGCAGAATGACCATTATCCGACGGAGGAGGAGCAGTTTTCCGCATACAAGAGCGTTGCGGAGATGATGGGTGGCAGAAAAGTTATCATCCGTACGTTGGACATTGGTGCAGATAAAAAGATCGACTACTTTAATCTGGACAAAGAGGATAACCCGGCGCTCGGCTACCGCGCAGTGCGCATCTGCCTGGATCGTCCGGAGATTTTTAAGACACAGCTTCGCGCGCTGTACCGTGCGAGTGCGTTCGGCAACATTGCCATCATGGTGCCGATGATTATTTCCGTCTGGGAGGTACAGAAGGTCAAGGAGATCATGGCGGAGATCCGTGCAGAACTTGATGCACAGAAGATCCCTTACGGCAAGGTGGAGTTCGGTATTATGATCGAGACACCGGCGGCAGTCATCATTGCCGATGAACTGGCAAAGGAAGTGGACTTTTTCAGTATCGGAACCAACGATCTGACACAGTATACACTGGCAATCGACAGGCAGAATGCAAAGCTTGATATGTTCTATGATTCCCACCATCCGGCAGTGCTTAAGATGATTCAGATGGTCATCGACAGTGCGCATAAGGAGGGTATCTGGGCAGGAATCTGCGGGGAACTCGGCGCAGATACAACATTGACGGAACAGTTCGTTGCGATGGGAATCGACGAATTGTCCGTATCACCTGCGATGGTACTTCCGGTGCGCGAGCGCGTTGTCGGAATGGAGTAA
- a CDS encoding L-fucose/L-arabinose isomerase family protein, with protein sequence MNKENMPEIKIGVVAVSRDCFPESLSVNRRKALMDAYTKKYGKDHIYECPICIVESEIHMVQALEDVKAAGCDALVVYLGNFGPEIAETLLAKHFDGPKMFIAAAEESGDSLLDGRGDAYCGMLNASYNLKLRNIRAYIPEYPVGTAEECADMIHEFEPIARAVVALSNLKIISFGPRPLNFLACNAPIKQLYNLGVEIEENSELDLFEAFHKHDGDERIPAVVAEMEAELGAGNKKPEVLAKLAQYELTLKDWVRDHKGYRKYVAIAGKCWPAFQTQFGFVPCYVNSRLTGQGIPVSCEVDIYGCLSEFIGTVVSEDAVTLLDINNSVPADMYEEEIEGKYPYTLKDTFMGFHCGNTTSGKLAFCEMRNQKIMARSLPVEVTNGTLEGDIMPGDITFFRLQSTADCELRAYIAHGEVLPVATRSFGSIGVFAIPEMGRFYRHVLIEKNFPHHGAVAFGHYGKALYEVFKYIGVPVEEIGYNQPAGVRYPTENPFA encoded by the coding sequence ATGAACAAAGAAAATATGCCGGAGATTAAGATCGGAGTTGTGGCAGTCAGCAGAGACTGCTTCCCGGAGAGCCTGTCGGTGAACCGGAGAAAGGCGTTAATGGACGCTTACACGAAAAAGTACGGAAAGGATCACATCTATGAATGTCCGATCTGCATCGTGGAGAGCGAAATACATATGGTGCAGGCACTGGAGGATGTGAAGGCGGCCGGGTGTGATGCACTGGTCGTATACCTCGGCAATTTTGGACCGGAGATCGCCGAGACACTGCTGGCAAAGCATTTTGACGGACCGAAAATGTTTATTGCTGCGGCGGAAGAATCCGGGGACAGTCTGCTGGATGGCAGAGGGGATGCTTACTGTGGAATGTTAAATGCCAGCTATAACTTAAAGCTTCGCAATATCAGGGCATACATTCCGGAGTATCCGGTTGGAACGGCAGAGGAATGTGCGGACATGATTCATGAATTTGAGCCGATCGCCCGCGCGGTAGTTGCGCTTTCCAATTTAAAGATCATAAGCTTCGGACCAAGACCGTTAAATTTCCTTGCCTGCAACGCACCGATAAAGCAGCTTTACAATCTGGGTGTGGAGATTGAGGAAAATTCAGAGCTTGATTTATTCGAGGCGTTCCATAAACATGACGGGGATGAGAGAATCCCGGCGGTTGTGGCAGAGATGGAGGCGGAGCTTGGAGCCGGGAATAAAAAGCCGGAAGTGCTTGCAAAGCTGGCGCAGTATGAACTGACCTTAAAAGACTGGGTGCGCGATCACAAGGGCTACCGCAAGTATGTGGCGATTGCGGGCAAGTGCTGGCCGGCATTCCAGACACAGTTCGGTTTTGTCCCGTGTTACGTCAACAGCCGTCTGACCGGACAGGGAATTCCGGTGTCCTGCGAGGTGGATATTTACGGCTGTTTAAGCGAGTTCATCGGCACCGTGGTGAGCGAAGATGCCGTGACACTGCTTGACATCAATAACTCGGTGCCGGCAGATATGTATGAGGAAGAGATCGAGGGAAAATATCCATATACGTTAAAGGACACCTTTATGGGATTCCACTGTGGAAATACCACTTCCGGAAAGCTTGCGTTCTGTGAGATGCGCAATCAGAAGATCATGGCGAGAAGCCTTCCGGTCGAGGTGACAAACGGAACCCTTGAGGGGGACATCATGCCGGGGGACATTACGTTTTTCCGTCTGCAGAGCACCGCAGACTGCGAGCTCCGCGCTTATATCGCACATGGGGAGGTGCTTCCGGTGGCGACAAGATCTTTTGGATCGATCGGTGTTTTCGCCATCCCGGAGATGGGAAGATTTTACCGCCATGTGCTGATTGAGAAGAATTTCCCGCACCACGGCGCGGTGGCATTCGGACATTACGGCAAGGCGCTGTACGAAGTATTTAAGTATATCGGTGTGCCGGTGGAGGAGATCGGCTACAATCAGCCGGCAGGCGTGCGCTATCCGACGGAGAATCCGTTTGCATAG
- a CDS encoding HD-GYP domain-containing protein, which yields MKLFRGAVDTIKRVYRYEKTTGMDVGALQGVMLIFAVVLFLIDIENFRLGKYVIGIVTLVVGIVSVTAVFVIRRFQKVVLVCRIAVFLFLLLAAAILYAGANDGFSLLWYLLLPVITLVPLGMPFGAPVCIGFGLMIMTFFWTPLADILRYDYPRDYRVFYPIFYWGFCLMDVAMDIFYKNYQIRQRQNEENLENEVQEAVAGTKNLMIHSVTAISQLIDAKDRYTREHSQRVAEYSRLIADYMRGGCASGEELELIYRSGLLHDIGKIAVPDAVLNKPERLTDEEYEVMKKHTVWGREILSGLEFLPQADLGATYHHERYDGSGYPYGMHGEELPEMVRIISAADALDAMNSNRCYRKHCDRDYIIGEFRKGAGKQFDAGVAQAVVALIEEGRITV from the coding sequence ATGAAGCTGTTTCGGGGAGCGGTAGATACGATAAAAAGAGTGTACCGGTATGAGAAGACAACCGGCATGGATGTTGGGGCACTGCAGGGGGTCATGCTGATCTTTGCGGTGGTGTTGTTTCTGATTGACATTGAGAATTTCCGGCTGGGAAAGTATGTCATCGGAATTGTGACACTGGTCGTGGGAATTGTGAGCGTGACGGCGGTGTTTGTAATCCGGCGGTTCCAGAAGGTGGTTCTCGTGTGTCGGATTGCGGTCTTTTTGTTCCTGCTGCTGGCGGCTGCCATTCTGTACGCGGGTGCGAATGACGGCTTTTCCCTGCTGTGGTATCTGCTGCTGCCGGTTATCACGCTGGTTCCGCTTGGAATGCCATTTGGGGCGCCGGTGTGCATCGGATTTGGTCTGATGATTATGACTTTTTTCTGGACGCCGCTTGCGGATATATTAAGGTATGATTATCCGAGGGATTATCGGGTGTTCTATCCGATTTTTTACTGGGGATTCTGCCTGATGGATGTGGCGATGGATATTTTTTACAAAAATTATCAGATCCGGCAGCGCCAGAATGAGGAAAATCTGGAGAATGAGGTGCAGGAGGCGGTTGCGGGCACGAAGAATCTGATGATTCACTCAGTCACGGCGATCAGCCAGCTGATCGATGCCAAGGACCGTTACACGAGAGAACACTCCCAGCGTGTGGCGGAGTATTCCAGGCTGATCGCGGATTATATGCGGGGAGGCTGCGCATCAGGGGAGGAACTGGAACTGATCTACCGCAGCGGTCTGCTTCATGACATCGGCAAGATTGCGGTGCCGGACGCCGTTTTAAATAAGCCGGAACGGCTGACGGATGAAGAGTACGAGGTGATGAAAAAACATACGGTCTGGGGCAGAGAGATCTTATCCGGTCTGGAGTTTTTGCCGCAGGCGGATCTGGGCGCGACATACCATCACGAGCGGTACGACGGAAGCGGCTATCCTTATGGCATGCACGGGGAGGAGCTTCCGGAGATGGTCCGCATTATCAGTGCGGCGGATGCGTTAGACGCGATGAATTCCAATCGCTGTTACAGAAAGCACTGTGACAGGGATTACATTATCGGCGAATTCCGAAAGGGAGCCGGGAAACAGTTTGACGCCGGAGTGGCGCAGGCGGTTGTTGCATTGATCGAGGAAGGCAGGATTACGGTATAA
- a CDS encoding GNAT family N-acetyltransferase, which translates to MIIRHAAMEDLKAVTELEAKCFPAAEAAGRAAFFDRLASFPDHFWLLYEDEKLVSMINGMATDEEHLTDAMYEHADMHSKDGAWQMIFGVATDPAEQGKGYAAALMRRVIADTKSQGKKGLVLTCKERLLSFYGQFGYRNEGVSGSEHGGAVWYEMRLTF; encoded by the coding sequence ATGATCATAAGACATGCGGCAATGGAGGACTTAAAGGCGGTTACAGAGCTGGAAGCAAAGTGCTTTCCTGCGGCGGAAGCGGCGGGGAGAGCGGCATTTTTCGATCGGCTGGCAAGTTTTCCTGATCATTTCTGGCTGCTCTACGAGGATGAAAAACTGGTATCCATGATTAACGGCATGGCAACCGACGAGGAGCATCTGACCGACGCGATGTATGAACATGCCGATATGCACAGCAAGGATGGTGCGTGGCAGATGATCTTTGGTGTGGCGACGGACCCCGCAGAGCAGGGAAAGGGATATGCGGCAGCGCTGATGCGCAGGGTAATTGCGGATACAAAGTCACAGGGGAAAAAGGGACTGGTGCTGACCTGTAAGGAGAGGCTGCTTTCGTTTTACGGGCAGTTCGGCTACCGGAATGAGGGGGTATCCGGATCGGAACACGGAGGCGCTGTGTGGTATGAAATGCGTCTGACTTTTTAG
- a CDS encoding PTS sugar transporter subunit IIB, translated as MKILLVCSAGMSTDILRGELIKYAKKEQIPLEVKAVGVHAYRECCTGYDVILLGPQIAYRREKIAAECGNLPVLAIAPGDYAAGNAAHILEQVETTLRGLDE; from the coding sequence ATGAAGATATTACTTGTCTGCAGCGCGGGAATGTCGACCGACATTCTGCGCGGGGAACTGATAAAATATGCAAAAAAGGAACAGATTCCGCTGGAAGTAAAGGCCGTCGGGGTACATGCCTACAGGGAATGCTGCACGGGGTATGATGTGATCCTTCTGGGACCGCAGATTGCATACCGCAGGGAAAAGATTGCGGCGGAGTGCGGAAATCTGCCGGTGCTTGCCATTGCGCCGGGGGACTATGCCGCGGGAAATGCCGCACACATACTGGAACAGGTAGAGACCACACTGCGTGGATTAGATGAATAA
- a CDS encoding PRD domain-containing protein: MKGNREQIYEFVKLHSSVNANHGISTNEIAEALGMQRTNVSTALGELLREDRVKKSSSRPVLYSLTEAFADEEGAFRELVGYDGSLKYAVQLARAALLYPHRGLNVLLIGREGSGRKYMAEVMHKAAVQQGLVAEQAPFVMCDCMDFGADDTATIAELLGDGVQGGMLAEAATGILFLHKVQFLSVNVRRKLLRCFVEAEDARELPMIFLSCDDKALDVISMLEDHVLAEIRLPSLTERPLPERRKLLEHFLVAEACRTKRTITLESEVLTCLMLFPCEKEILTLKTQIRKACMNAYLRDYMDHGGELHLYISDFDPSVRKGFLNYRADKEAVDALVKPQMRYFYQEGGVTVLAPEMPPAEETQVSEPQIRTDEPSPVLLFVFYGQGVARALSDTIEEQLHRGNVYAVDIPYEQKDEQTYELLRQKLLAIDRGAGVLAVYDQKVLQQMLYTISCETGTQLRAVALPVTRFGMEWSKGAAIADGVDRVYRMAAESLGALRHSPKKVIVTLCTTSEGVALQMKQYLIQHKACTDAEVIALSLSDRNLLREKLLELMQGAVILCIIGTYDPDILAIPFLSAADVLAVPVERLPELLRTQRMEKAEVDFDEMFRCLGDHLEYVDIGRLKEALMELAEQIEGKYPMSLDTKTGLVMHIACAVNRIAGRGVSIENPHREEIVQKYHGVYRDLRKYVAPVERKFHMIFSDDEMANIISILMQIQE; this comes from the coding sequence ATGAAGGGAAACAGAGAGCAGATATACGAATTTGTAAAACTCCACAGCTCCGTGAATGCCAATCACGGGATCTCTACTAATGAGATCGCAGAGGCACTCGGAATGCAGCGCACCAACGTCAGCACTGCACTGGGCGAACTCCTCCGGGAAGACAGGGTAAAAAAGAGCAGCAGCCGGCCGGTCTTATATTCGCTGACGGAAGCGTTTGCGGATGAGGAGGGAGCGTTCCGGGAACTGGTGGGATATGACGGCAGTTTAAAATACGCCGTTCAGCTTGCCAGGGCGGCACTTTTGTATCCGCACCGCGGACTGAATGTTCTTCTGATCGGAAGAGAGGGAAGCGGCAGAAAATACATGGCGGAAGTGATGCACAAAGCTGCCGTACAGCAGGGACTGGTTGCGGAACAGGCGCCGTTTGTAATGTGTGACTGCATGGATTTCGGAGCGGACGATACGGCAACGATCGCAGAACTGCTCGGAGACGGCGTGCAGGGAGGAATGCTCGCGGAGGCAGCCACGGGAATCCTGTTTTTACATAAGGTACAGTTCCTGTCGGTGAACGTCAGACGTAAGCTGCTCCGCTGTTTTGTGGAGGCGGAGGATGCGCGGGAACTGCCGATGATTTTTCTATCCTGCGACGACAAGGCGCTGGATGTGATTTCCATGCTGGAAGACCACGTGCTGGCGGAGATCCGGCTCCCGTCCCTTACGGAGCGTCCGCTTCCAGAGCGGCGGAAGCTGCTGGAACATTTTCTGGTGGCGGAGGCATGCAGAACGAAGCGCACGATCACGCTGGAGTCCGAGGTGCTCACCTGCCTGATGCTGTTCCCTTGTGAAAAGGAGATACTGACCTTAAAGACACAGATCCGGAAAGCCTGCATGAATGCTTATCTGCGGGACTACATGGATCACGGGGGAGAACTTCACCTCTACATCAGCGACTTTGATCCGTCTGTGCGCAAGGGATTCTTAAACTACCGCGCGGACAAGGAGGCGGTGGATGCGCTGGTAAAACCGCAGATGCGCTATTTCTATCAGGAAGGGGGCGTGACGGTACTTGCACCGGAAATGCCGCCTGCCGAGGAGACGCAGGTCAGCGAGCCACAGATCCGGACGGACGAACCGTCGCCGGTACTTTTATTTGTCTTTTACGGACAGGGAGTCGCGCGGGCACTCTCAGATACCATCGAGGAGCAGCTTCACCGCGGAAACGTGTATGCCGTTGACATTCCTTACGAACAGAAGGATGAACAGACCTACGAGTTGCTGCGGCAAAAACTGCTCGCGATCGATAGAGGGGCGGGAGTCCTTGCCGTGTATGACCAGAAGGTATTGCAGCAGATGTTGTATACAATTTCCTGCGAGACAGGAACACAGCTCCGCGCGGTAGCGCTTCCGGTCACAAGATTCGGAATGGAGTGGTCGAAGGGGGCGGCAATCGCCGATGGGGTGGACCGGGTTTACCGGATGGCGGCAGAGTCGCTCGGGGCGCTGCGGCATTCCCCAAAAAAAGTAATCGTTACGCTCTGCACCACAAGTGAGGGTGTTGCGCTGCAGATGAAGCAGTATCTCATCCAGCATAAAGCCTGCACGGACGCGGAGGTGATTGCCTTATCCTTATCGGACCGGAACCTGCTGCGGGAAAAACTGCTGGAACTTATGCAGGGAGCAGTGATCCTGTGTATTATCGGAACGTATGATCCGGACATTCTGGCGATTCCGTTTCTGTCAGCGGCGGATGTGCTGGCGGTGCCGGTGGAGCGTCTGCCGGAGCTTTTGCGCACACAGCGCATGGAAAAGGCGGAGGTTGATTTTGATGAAATGTTCCGCTGTCTGGGCGATCATCTGGAATATGTGGACATCGGCCGCTTAAAGGAGGCGCTCATGGAACTGGCGGAGCAGATTGAGGGAAAATATCCGATGTCGTTAGATACCAAGACAGGACTTGTGATGCACATTGCCTGCGCAGTCAACCGGATTGCGGGAAGGGGCGTTTCCATAGAGAATCCGCACCGCGAGGAAATTGTGCAGAAGTATCACGGGGTATACCGGGATCTGCGAAAATATGTAGCGCCGGTCGAGCGGAAATTCCACATGATTTTTTCCGATGACGAGATGGCGAACATCATTTCCATACTGATGCAGATTCAGGAATGA
- a CDS encoding HPr family phosphocarrier protein: MKTFDYTVKDELGIHARPAGLLVKEAKNFTSKITIKKGEKEVDATRVMAVMALGVKQGETVTVNVDGADEDAAVAAMKAFFEKEL, from the coding sequence ATGAAAACATTTGATTACACCGTAAAAGACGAACTTGGAATTCACGCAAGACCTGCAGGTCTTCTGGTAAAAGAGGCAAAGAACTTCACCAGCAAGATCACCATCAAGAAGGGTGAGAAGGAAGTGGACGCTACCAGAGTGATGGCAGTGATGGCGCTTGGCGTAAAGCAGGGCGAGACAGTGACCGTCAACGTGGACGGCGCGGATGAGGATGCCGCTGTTGCAGCGATGAAGGCATTCTTCGAGAAAGAACTGTAA
- the xylB gene encoding xylulokinase, whose translation MLYIGIDLGTSAVKLLLMDADGKIKKIASRTYDLSFPHPGWSEQNPADWYEQSIDGLKELLAECDKSRVAGISFGGQMHGLVTLDERDEVIRPAILWNDGRTAEETDYLNQVIGKETLSGYTANIAFAGFTAPKILWMQKHEPDLWKRVKKIMLPKDYLAYRLSGTFCTDYSDASGMLLLDVEHRAWSEQMLEICHVEREQLPKLYESYEVVGTLKPEIAEELGLSPEVKIIAGAGDNAAAAVGTGTVGEGRCNLSLGTSGTLFISSEKFGVDAHNALHSFDHADGGYHLMGCMLSAASCNKWWMDEILKTTEYAREQEKIKNLGENRVFFLPYLMGERSPHNDPDARAMFLGMSMDTTREDMTQAVLEGVAFGLRDSLEVARSLGIRIERSKICGGGAKSPLWKKILAAVLNLKLDLIESEEGPGYGGAILAAVGCGEYESVQAACEKLVHVVDTVEPDPVLVEKYEARYQEFRKLYPAVKALFPFT comes from the coding sequence ATGTTATATATAGGAATTGATCTTGGCACATCAGCAGTAAAATTGCTGCTGATGGATGCCGATGGTAAAATAAAAAAAATTGCATCGCGCACCTACGATCTTTCATTTCCACATCCGGGCTGGTCGGAACAGAATCCGGCAGACTGGTATGAACAGTCGATCGACGGCTTAAAAGAACTTCTGGCGGAATGTGATAAAAGCCGGGTGGCGGGGATCAGCTTCGGGGGGCAGATGCATGGTCTGGTGACATTGGATGAGCGGGATGAAGTGATTCGTCCGGCGATCCTCTGGAACGACGGGCGCACGGCAGAAGAGACCGATTACTTAAATCAGGTGATCGGAAAGGAAACACTGTCGGGATATACCGCGAATATTGCCTTCGCCGGATTTACGGCGCCAAAGATTCTCTGGATGCAAAAGCATGAGCCAGATCTGTGGAAACGGGTGAAAAAGATCATGCTACCGAAAGATTATCTCGCATACCGCCTGTCCGGAACGTTCTGCACCGATTATTCGGACGCCTCCGGTATGCTGCTCCTTGATGTGGAGCACCGGGCATGGTCGGAGCAGATGCTTGAGATCTGCCATGTGGAAAGAGAGCAGCTTCCGAAGCTTTATGAGAGCTATGAGGTGGTGGGAACCTTAAAGCCAGAGATCGCGGAAGAACTGGGACTTTCTCCTGAAGTAAAGATCATTGCGGGAGCGGGCGATAATGCGGCGGCAGCCGTCGGCACCGGGACGGTCGGTGAGGGGAGATGCAACCTGTCGCTTGGAACGAGCGGCACGCTCTTTATCTCCAGTGAAAAGTTTGGTGTGGACGCACACAATGCCCTGCATTCCTTTGATCACGCGGATGGCGGTTATCATCTGATGGGGTGTATGCTCTCGGCGGCATCCTGCAACAAGTGGTGGATGGATGAGATTTTAAAGACGACGGAGTATGCGCGGGAGCAGGAAAAGATTAAAAATCTGGGAGAAAACCGGGTATTTTTCCTGCCTTATCTGATGGGGGAGCGCTCTCCGCACAACGACCCGGATGCGAGAGCCATGTTCCTTGGAATGTCGATGGACACCACACGGGAAGATATGACGCAGGCGGTGTTAGAAGGCGTAGCGTTCGGTCTCAGGGATTCCCTCGAGGTGGCGCGCAGTCTGGGCATCCGGATCGAACGCTCCAAGATCTGCGGCGGCGGTGCAAAGAGCCCGCTGTGGAAGAAGATCCTTGCGGCTGTTTTAAACCTTAAGCTTGATCTCATAGAGAGCGAGGAGGGACCGGGATATGGCGGAGCGATCCTTGCGGCAGTGGGCTGCGGGGAATATGAGAGTGTACAGGCGGCATGTGAGAAGCTGGTGCATGTTGTTGACACCGTTGAGCCGGATCCGGTGCTGGTGGAGAAGTATGAGGCGCGCTATCAGGAATTCCGGAAGCTGTATCCGGCTGTGAAAGCACTTTTCCCGTTTACGTGA